Proteins encoded by one window of Lathyrus oleraceus cultivar Zhongwan6 chromosome 1, CAAS_Psat_ZW6_1.0, whole genome shotgun sequence:
- the LOC127115564 gene encoding F-box/kelch-repeat protein At3g27150, with amino-acid sequence MRMSYSVSSKRSLPMWSFYNGGICLKSPNSYNESLRILELSLSSDNGSSSASGEEPQDADYVLPLPYLSDEIETMILSRFPISKHWKMCCLNKKYLNLMKSGEVYKIRNMIGMKEASVFMLASGERNWCVFDGEFKSCKKLPIIPSDYKFECGVKESFSAGTHLFVSGMEIDGAVIWRYELTRNEWFKGPSMITPRCVFASASSNTFAYIAGGLETKNCIEVLNSAEKYNSENQTWQKLPNMNQKRKCCSGCYLDNKFYVIGGQDENQKNLTCGEFFDEKSNKWILIPNMLKDIVLSSPRSPPLIAVVNDELYTLDASSNEVKVYVKGTNLWKKLGFVPVRADIQGGLGIAFKSLGNELFVIGDSSSSCSHKTLMKIYSCLPHHDLEVLEWKEIVCGSGNIKPFIHNCAVMLA; translated from the exons ATGAGAATGAGTTATAGTGTGTCTAGTAAAAGATCATTACCTATGTGGAGTTTCTATAATGGTGGAATTTGCTTAAAATCACCAAACTCCTACAATGAAAGTTTGAGAATTCTAGAATTGTCACTTTCTAGTGACAATGGTTCCTCCTCAGCCTCAGGTGAAGAACCTCAGGATGCAGATTATGTTCTACCATTACCATATCTCAGTGATGAGATAGAGACAATGATATTGTCGCGGTTTCCGATATCAAAACACTGGAAAATGTGTTGCTTAAACAAGAAGTATTTGAATCTAATGAAGAGTGGTGAAGTTTATAAGATAAGGAATATGATAGGGATGAAAGAAGCATCAGTTTTTATGTTGGCAAGTGGTGAGAGGAATTGGTGTGTCTTTGATGGTGAATTCAAGTCATGCAAGAAATTGCCAATTATTCCATCTGATTACAAATTTGAATGTGGCGTTAAAGAGTCCTTTTCTGCTGGCACACATTTGTTTGTTTCAG GTATGGAGATTGATGGAGCAGTTATATGGAGATATGAACTAACAAGAAATGAATGGTTCAAAGGTCCATCAATGATAACACCAAGGTGTGTCTTTGCATCAGCTTCATCTAACACTTTTGCTTATATAGCTGGTGGACTTGAAACAAAAAACTGCATTGAAGTTTTAAACTCAGCTGAAAAATACAATTCCGAAAACCAAACATGGCAAAAACTCCCAAACATGAACCAAAAGAGAAAATGCTGTTCAGGTTGTTACTTGGACAACAAGTTTTATGTAATTGGAGGACAAGATGAAAACCAAAAGAATCTAACATGTGGCGAATTCTTCGACGAAAAGAGCAATAAATGGATCTTGATTCCAAACATGTTGAAAGATATTGTTCTTTCGAGTCCAAGATCACCGCCTCTTATAGCCGTTGTTAACGATGAATTGTATACACTTGATGCTTCATCGAACGAGGTTAAGGTTTACGTGAAAGGTACGAATTTGTGGAAGAAATTAGGGTTTGTTCCTGTGAGAGCCGATATACAAGGCGGTTTGGGGATCGCATTCAAATCTTTGGGAAATGAATTGTTTGTTATTGGTGATAGTTCTAGTTCTTGTTCACATAAAACTTTGATGAAGATTTATAGTTGTTTGCCTCATCATGATTTGGAGGTTTTGGAATGGAAGGAAATTGTGTGTGGGAGTGGAAATATTAAACCTTTTATTCATAATTGTGCTGTTATGTTAGCTTGA